The sequence gcaggcggatctctgtgagttcgagaccagcgtggtttacaaaagttagttccaggacaggctccaaagccacagagaaccctgtctcgaaaaaccaaaaaaaaaaaaagaaagaaagaaagaaagaaagaaagaaagaaagaaagaaagaaagaaagaaagaaagaaagaaagaaagaaagaaagaaagaaaaggagttaGTAACACTGGGTCCTGTCCGGTTGTCTCCAAGCCCAAACCACAGGGGCCTTTCCTTCCACCAGAACTCAGCATACAGTAGGTATGCAATAAATGCCTAGGGAATACTGGTCTGGTAGAATAGCTCTGCAAGGGGAACTCAGACGCCTCCTGCCAAGATGGCCTCTCCGGCCAATGGCTACCACTGTTGAACACCTACTGTGTGTGAGAAATCTGACACCTTTCATGGTAAGACTGTAACCCCTGCTTTACaaaaaggaaactgagactcagaaagacGGATAGGCACAAAATTCTACACCCAGCATTCCAGTCTTAGAACCCACtaactccctcccacccccagggaTCTGTCTCCAAACCAGATCCTTGGTTCCCTCAACTTGGGTACCTCTCCAGGAAGCGTCCCTCAAGTCTCTCTGAACTTCTCCATTGGACACACGGTCGTTTTAACCATCCCGGGGGCTCCCCATGCTCATATATTTCTTGGGAGCCTCAGCAACAATGGCAGTCAGGAGGGGGCGATTACACTGCAGACACCGTTAACTCCAAGCTCAGGCGTGCTCTCTGGTCCGACGCAGTTCTGCATGAGGCCACCGGGTGGCGCGCGGTTCTCCCAGCCCGACCTTGCAATACGGCGATGTGTCGCCAGATGGTGCCCGAAGGCCGCGGCTCTTCCGGCAGGCCTGGACAAGGTGGAGCCCAGTCGGCCCGATAGTCCCAGTCCCATCCCCGCTACTCCAGCACACGTGATCACCGCCGCTGCCGCCTGCTACCCGCACCATGGCCCAGTCACTGCCTCGGCTATCTGTTCCCGCGGTGCTGGCCCTGGGATCGGCCGCCCTGGGCGCCGCCTTCGCCACTGGTCTGTTGCTGGGTGAGCTGCGGCAGTCCCGGGAATGGGAGGGCGCGGAGCAGAGCCCGAGAACCCTGTCAGAACCCCAGGCCCTGATCTGGCACCCTTTCCCCGGCAGGGAGACGGTGGCCTTCGTGGGGATCCAGACAACAGCGCCTGCTGCCCCCCGAGGACAGTCCCCTGTGGCAGTATCTGCTGAGCCGCTCCATGCGGGAGCACCCGGCGCTGCGGAGCCTGCGACTGGTCAGTAGGAATGGGGGACCAGAGCAGGCGCCTCATTTCCTAGCGTGGTGGATCTCAcgtggctgtgtgaccttgggttgGGCAGAGGCCCACACTGGGCTTCCGGGTTCCCTGAGACCTGTCCCCTCTTGGCCACACCTGCCACCGCGCCCCTGCAGGATTCAAAATCTGTGCGGGGGCGGGTGATTgccaggaatggtaccaccctCTCCCCACACACAGCTGACCCTGAAGCAGCCGCAGGGGGATTCCATGATGACCTGTGAGCAGGCCCAGCTTCTGGCCAACCTGGCGCGGCTCATCAAGGCCAAGAAAGCTCTGGACCTGGGTAGGGACGCACAGCCAGGGTCTCTGGGAACCCGGCTCACAGGTCCCGCCCCGCATCCTGGACTGAGCCTGTGAGTGTACCGGTCCACAGGTACTTTCACGGGCTACTCCGCCCTGGCGCTAGCCCTGGCGCTTCCCGAGGCTGGCCGCGTGGTGACCTGCGAGGTGGACACGGAGCCCCCAGAGCTGGGGCGGCCCCTGTGGAAGCAGGTGAGAGTCCCACACTTGCGGCTGCGCGTGCTCGGGGATTCGGGGGCGTGCCGGTCTGACCGGCCTCCTTCTGCAGGCGGAAGCGGAGCACAAGATCGACCTTCGGCTGCAGCCCGCCCTGCAGACTTTAGGTGAGCACCGGCGCAGAAGGGCCCCATCTGCACTGTCCAACCTGGGGGACCAAGCCTGGCGACCCTGAACCTTGGGCAGGGGCTTCCTGCCACCGGAACCGCAGCTCAGCTGCACCTGCTCTGTCCCGCAAGATGAGCTCCTGGCGGCGGGAGAGGCCGGAACCTTCGATGTAGCGGTGGTGGACGCGGACAAGGAGAACTGCACCGCCTACTACGAACGCTGCCTGCAGCTGCTACGCCCTGGAGGAGTGCTCGCCGTGCTCAGAGTAAGGACTAGCAAAAGCTAGCCGGCTCCCTCTCGGGGCTCCGTTCCCGCTGGTATCGGCTCCTCCCGTCCCAAAATTCCGCCCACAACACCGTAGGCACCGCCCCCCACTCCCGATGGCCCGCCCCT is a genomic window of Chionomys nivalis chromosome 12, mChiNiv1.1, whole genome shotgun sequence containing:
- the Comtd1 gene encoding catechol O-methyltransferase domain-containing protein 1, which translates into the protein MAQSLPRLSVPAVLALGSAALGAAFATGLLLGRRWPSWGSRQQRLLPPEDSPLWQYLLSRSMREHPALRSLRLLTLKQPQGDSMMTCEQAQLLANLARLIKAKKALDLGTFTGYSALALALALPEAGRVVTCEVDTEPPELGRPLWKQAEAEHKIDLRLQPALQTLDELLAAGEAGTFDVAVVDADKENCTAYYERCLQLLRPGGVLAVLRVLWCGEVLHPKPKDKAAECVRNLNERILRDARVYISLLPLGDGLSLVFKI